In Takifugu rubripes chromosome 22, fTakRub1.2, whole genome shotgun sequence, the genomic window AGGTGCCCGCGTGGACCCGGCGGGCTGGCCCAGCAGGCCCAGGTGCCCGCACGGACCCGGCGGACCCAGGTGCCCGCGTGGACCCGGCAGGCTGGCCCAGCAGGCCCAGGTGCctgcacaggtgaggacagcCATTGTGCAGCAATAAATCCTCATCAGTGaagagcacacacgcacacatgtatGTCTTGGTGTGGAGGTATGAtgatatatagagagagagtgTAATAACACATGCACAGTGTGTAGGAGTGTAATAGCACATGTAGGAGTGTAATAACACGTGTACAGTGTGTAGGAGTGTAATAACACATGTACAGTGTGTAGGAGTGTAataacacgtgcacacacagctcTGTAGGTTAGCCTTTATTGCCGAGCCTCTTCTGTCTCTGGGCTTCGTCCCGTTTGTCCCTCTCGTCCTTCCCGTCCCGTTTGTCCTTCCCGTCCCATTTGTCCCTCTCGTCCCGCCCCCCTGACGGTCGTGGCATCGTACAGCCACACCGTGTCCAGTCCCTCCCCCGCGGTGCGTTCAGGGACCCAGTTGGGGAAGGGGAAGCGGCAGGCCACCACCTTGGCCGTGTTCGGGAGCTCGCTGGCCAgtttctgctccagctgttcCATCTGAAACGGGAGGATGTACAGAGGTGGGTTGAAGGTGCCCAGGGACCAGACATGAGGATCTTTTTGGATGTTCCTGTTGGACCACACGCTCACCCACCATCTGAGGGACTCCAAAAACCACCACATTAGCGTACTGGTGAAAACTGGCCTAAGAAAAGGtagaagacattttaatgtgtgtCCACTCTGCAGCTGGAACCTTAAACCACCGACCCCTCAACCTTTATTTCATAAACATGTGCTGGAGCCCCTGCTGGAGAGAGGCCCGCTAAGGTTCTTCAGAACTACTGTGCAGTATCGATGACCCTCCCTAACGAGGCGTCCTGCCGGCTCAACATCAAACGCGTCTCAATCACAACACAATTCTAGTTTCTGTGGCCTCGGCGGCCATGAACGACCTTCCACAGATCGCAGATGTAGAAGGAGGTGGAGCGGTGCAGCCCGGCTCTCCAGGCCCTGTAGCGGGAAAACCACACCAGCCAGGGGTTCAGCTCCAAACCCGACGCCTGGAAGCCGCGGCGGGCCGCCGCCATCACCTGGGGGGGCGATCGAGAGACATCAGTCAAGGTCGTGTGAGGACACAAAGGTCACCACTCCACATACAGGCAACTGGAccaggacagacaggacaacGTCTACACGGGGACATGAGCCAACagccagagagctgctggttcaACACCAAGTCTGCAGCAACGCTGCTAAAGTGGGAGGAGCTTTTCGCCAGGGTTCTGTTGACAATAAAATGAGATGAAGGCGGCTAATCTGTCAGAGGCAAAGACAATGGATGGCttagcatcatcatcatcatcatcatcgtctaTGAAGGTCCCTGGTCTATGAGGATTCCTCGTCTATGAAGGTCCCCGGTCTATGAAGGTCCCTGCTCTATGAGGATTCCTCGTCTATGAAGGTCCCCGGTCTATGAAGGTCCCTGCTCTATGAGGATTCCTCGTCTATGAAGGTCCCCGGTCTATGAAGGTCCCTGCTCTATGAGGATTCCTCGTCTATGAAGGTCCCCGGTCTATGAAGGTCTCCGGTCTATAAAGGTCTCTGGTCTATGAAGGTCTCTGGTCTATGAAGGTCCCCGGTCTATGAAGGTCCCCGGTCTATGAAGGTCTCTGGTCTATGAAGGTCCCCGGTCTATGAAGGTCTCTGGTCTATGAAGGTCCCCGGTCTATAAAGGTCCCTGCTCTATGAGGATTCCTCGTCTAGGAAGGTCTCTGGTCTATGAAGGTCTCCGGTCTATGAAGGTCTCTGGTCTATGAAGGTCCCCGGTCTATGAAGGTCCCTGCTCTATGAGGATTCCTCGTCTATGAAGGTCTCTGGTCTATGAAGGTCCCCGGTCTATAAAGGTCCCTGCTCTATGAGGATTCCTCGTCTAGGAAGGTCTCTGGTCTATGAAGGTCCCCGGTCTATGAAGACGTCATACTTGAATGTCCTCAATAAAAGGATCCAAGGCCCTCAGGCCACTTACTATTCTTCCGTCTCCGCTCCCGATGTCCACCAGGGTCCCAGACCGAGCCTTTAGGACCCTGAGAACGTTCTCCACCTGAGAGGTGGTCGCGGGGACAAAGGGGAGGCAGACTTTCCTGAGTGCGGGGGTAACGAACGGAGCAGCCAGCGCGTACAGCGCGACCAGCGCGCCCCCCAGCACCGCCGTCACCGCCACACCGACGCCACTTCGGCTCTTGGCGCCCTTCGCCCCGCTTTCGGGCGCTGAAGCCACCAGATGTTCATTTGGCGACATTAGGCTAGTTTAGCATGGAACTAATCAGGTCTGAGGAGAGCGGAAGCCGACGTGCGTGATTGACAGGCGCGTGTGTGACACCGAGATCTGCGGGTACCGGCCTCAGCTGAAGGTTAGCTTCGCCAGCTACTAGCTTATTCTCGTCGACTGACTTCAACTGAGTCCATCCTGTCGGTAAATTAACAGCTAAATCGAAAATATCCAGCAGAATTCACAATGTCCTCCTGAACGCGTCAAGACTTTCCGTGTAACACTGTTTCAATGTCCGCAAGGAAACAACAACACTCTGTCAAAGGTTCCGGTCTATCGCGTCGTCTTCTTccgtctttttcttcttcttcttcttgtttgaTGGCGGTTCGCAATGTTCGGGTGCATTAGCGCCACCAACTGGTGGCCGCCGAGGATGAACATATATCTGAGCAAGATacctgttttattatttttaaaaatggtaataacaacaataatatggTAATAATAGTGGCATTAGTGCGCcataataatggtaataacaacaatattaTGGTAATAATACTGGCAATAGTGCACCATAATAAtggcaataacaacaataatgatagtaataataCTGGCAATAGTGCGTCATAATactagtaataacaacaataatgatagtaataataCTGGCAATAGTGCGCcataataatggtaataacaacaataatatagTAATAATACTGGCAATAGTGCACCATAATAAtggcaataacaacaataatgatagtaataataCTGACAATAGTGCGCCATAATactagtaataacaacaataatgatagtaataataCTGGCAATAGTGCGCCATAATActagtaacaacaacaataatgatagtaataataCTGGAAATAGTGTGCCATTATActggtaataacaacaataatgatagtaataataCTGGCAATAGTGTGCCATTATActggtaataacaacaataatgatagtaataataCTGACAATAGTGCGCCATAATactagtaataacaacaataatgatagtaataataCTGGCAATAGTGCGCCATAATactagtaataacaacaataatgatagtaataataCTGGCAATAGTGCGCCATTATActggtaataacaacaataatatagTAATAATACTGGCAATAGTGCACCATAATAAtggcaataacaacaataatgatagtaataataCTGACAATAGTGCGCCATAATactagtaataacaacaataatgatagtaataataCTGGCAATAGTGCGCCATAATactagtaataacaacaataatgatagtaataataCTGACAATAGTGCGCCATAATactagtaataacaacaataatgatagtaataataCTGGCAATAGTGTGCCATTATActggtaataacaacaataatgatagtaataataCTGGAAATAGTGCACcataataatggtaataacaacaataatgacagTAATGACAATAGTGACACTTGAAAGTAGACAAGGACCAAAACAACACAGTCCGATCTTCGATCTGACCGTCTGAGGTCAGGTGTCCAGGGGACCAGCAGTGAGGTGCAGtaggggacggggacgggggcgggggcggggacGGGGGCGGGGAGGCTTCCATCGTTCCGTCCTCAGAAGTCGTTGGACAGAGTGCGGTGGACAGCGTGGTCATGTCCCCAGGAGCCATGGTGGTAGTGATGGTGGTGCATGTTGGTGCTGTGGCCCTGGtccatcaccagctcctcctcctcctcctcctcctcggctctgCTCCTCCCTGTGCCGTCCTGAGAGTAGCTGTGCTTCATCACCACCACGCTGCGCCGCCCTGCCGGTGCCGTGTGCTGGGGCAGCCTGGGCGACTGCTGGCTCAGCGCCACCGCGGCGCCCCCGTCCGCTGGG contains:
- the atpsckmt gene encoding protein N-lysine methyltransferase FAM173B translates to MSPNEHLVASAPESGAKGAKSRSGVGVAVTAVLGGALVALYALAAPFVTPALRKVCLPFVPATTSQVENVLRVLKARSGTLVDIGSGDGRIVMAAARRGFQASGLELNPWLVWFSRYRAWRAGLHRSTSFYICDLWKASFHQYANVVVFGVPQMMEQLEQKLASELPNTAKVVACRFPFPNWVPERTAGEGLDTVWLYDATTVRGAGREGQMGREGQTGREGREGQTGRSPETEEARQ